The following nucleotide sequence is from Bacteroidales bacterium.
ATTTTGGGCAGAATGTCCTAAATCCATACATACATACCTTTTTTTTCCACGTTCTCCATATTTATTTGTTGTACGTTCATAAACAGCGGAATACACTATATTAGCAGGTGCATCTTTTATCATTTTTTGATTTAATGCACTTCTATATAATTCTTCTCTGAAATCACCTTTAATTATTAATTTGAGAGCATGTTTCTCAGGTAAATATTTATATATACCTTTTTCGAGTTTTTCAATTTCACCTGCAACAAGATAAATCTCAAGAGGATACAAAGCTCCTGCAGATGGAGCAGTTTTTAAACCGCCCCTTAAAAAAGCAGGGCTATTTTCTATTTCTTTTGTAATTCCGTATGCTGCCCATAATATCTGAGAAATATCTGAAATACTAATAGGTTTGTTTTTAAAATCCCTGACAGACCTTCTTTTTAGCAATGTTTCTTCTAATGATATT
It contains:
- a CDS encoding SagB/ThcOx family dehydrogenase codes for the protein MKTKFPLLVITLYLIIGSCHNKANSEINSTLKTISDNKNDSSFIKLPEPKYYSEISLEETLLKRRSVRDFKNKPISISDISQILWAAYGITKEIENSPAFLRGGLKTAPSAGALYPLEIYLVAGEIEKLEKGIYKYLPEKHALKLIIKGDFREELYRSALNQKMIKDAPANIVYSAVYERTTNKYGERGKKRYVCMDLGHSAQNVYLQATALGLGTCAIGAFNDDRVKTTINMPAEEEPLYIMPIGWAEEN